From Pseudomonas poae, the proteins below share one genomic window:
- a CDS encoding nucleotidyltransferase family protein translates to MSITAIVLAAGQGSRFRAAAGADQDKLLADCVGRDGVTRTVIEQVLVNLPATVVNRWVVTSPDRLEVIRMASAHGCQVLLLRSGGMGDSLAAAVAASGEADGWLVVLGDMPFIQSSSIERVVGALGAGGISVPVQEGEYGHPVAFGREFGPGLMALRGDRGAKPLFASATVHEVQVIDPGVLWDVDLPQMLDFKPS, encoded by the coding sequence GTGAGTATCACGGCGATTGTGCTGGCGGCGGGGCAGGGCAGCCGGTTTCGCGCAGCGGCCGGTGCGGATCAGGACAAGCTGCTGGCCGATTGCGTCGGCCGGGATGGCGTGACACGGACGGTGATCGAGCAGGTGCTGGTGAATTTGCCGGCGACGGTGGTGAATCGTTGGGTAGTGACCTCGCCCGACCGGCTTGAAGTGATTCGCATGGCCTCGGCTCATGGTTGTCAGGTTTTGCTGCTGCGCTCAGGGGGCATGGGAGACAGCCTTGCGGCGGCGGTCGCTGCCAGTGGTGAGGCGGATGGGTGGCTGGTGGTGCTGGGGGATATGCCGTTTATACAGTCGTCGAGCATAGAGCGGGTGGTGGGGGCGCTGGGAGCGGGTGGCATCAGTGTGCCAGTGCAGGAAGGTGAATACGGGCACCCTGTGGCTTTTGGTCGTGAGTTTGGGCCTGGCTTGATGGCGTTGAGGGGAGATCGTGGCGCCAAGCCGCTATTCGCCAGTGCGACCGTGCATGAGGTGCAGGTGATCGATCCTGGGGTGCTGTGGGATGTCGATCTGCCACAGATGCTGGACTTTAAACCTAGTTAA
- the rne gene encoding ribonuclease E, with product MLINATQPEELRVALVDGQRLYDLDIESGAREQKKANIYKGRITRIEPSLEAAFVDFGSERHGFLPLKEISREYFKKAPEGRVNIKDVLSEGQEVIVQVEKEERGNKGAALTTFISLAGRYLVLMPNNPRAGGISRRIEGEERNELREALNGLIAPADMGLIVRTAGLGRSSEEMQWDLDYLLQLWTAIKEASLDRSAPFLIYQESNVIIRAIRDYLRQDIGEVLIDSVEAQDEALTFIRQVMPQYASKIKLYEDSVPLFNRFQIESQIETAFQRVVELPSGGSIVIDPTEALVSIDINSARATKGSDIEETALQTNLEAAEEIARQLRLRDIGGLIVIDFIDMTPAKNQRAVEEKVRECLEADRARVQVGRISRFGLLEMSRQRLRPSLGESSGIVCPRCNGTGIIRDVESLSLAILRLIEEEALKDRTAEVRAQVPIPVAAFLLNEKRNSITKIELRTRARIVILPNDHLETPHFEVQRLRDDSPEAHSGQSSYEIAAAAAEVEEVQPAAATRTLVRQEAAVKTAPARANAPVPTEVAAPVAAPAALPEPSLFKGLVKSLVSLFATKEEPVAPVVVEKPATERPARNEERRNGRQQSRNRNGRRDEERKPREERAPREERAPREERAPREAREETPTVAREERAPREERAPRTPRAPREDRKPRGEREERVRELREPLDAAPAVAAEAASEERPARQPREERAPREERQPRPPREERQPRAEQAAAASEEEVLTGEEQLQEDGQDNAEGDRPRRRSRGQRRRSNRRERQRDANGNVIEGSEEAGENAEGANNEPTGAELAAGLAVTAAVASSVISAPAEAQAHEQAERATAAVEETVVVEAPVAETAVVEAPVVEAPAAQAPVVEAPVVEAPVVEATTPIEAPVVPEVEVAPVQEALPEVEVAAVEHAPVVEAQPVAETVVEAPVVEAAPEVREVREEQTAFQWTAEPAAPVEAPAPAPVVEEAPAPVAEIVIAEPAPVVEPAPVVEAAPVVEAPVVAEVVEPVVEAAPVSALTENGRAPNDPREVRRRRKEAEAAAAAAQEAEHESKPLA from the coding sequence ATGCTGATTAACGCAACTCAACCCGAAGAGTTGCGTGTTGCACTGGTAGATGGCCAACGCCTCTACGACCTGGACATCGAATCCGGTGCACGCGAGCAAAAGAAGGCCAACATCTATAAAGGCCGTATTACTCGCATCGAACCAAGCCTTGAGGCTGCCTTTGTCGATTTCGGCTCCGAGCGCCACGGCTTCCTGCCCCTCAAAGAAATCTCACGCGAATACTTCAAGAAAGCCCCTGAAGGCCGCGTGAACATCAAGGACGTCCTGAGCGAAGGCCAGGAAGTCATCGTTCAGGTCGAAAAAGAAGAACGTGGCAACAAGGGCGCCGCCCTGACCACCTTCATCAGCCTGGCCGGCCGTTACCTGGTGCTGATGCCGAACAACCCACGTGCCGGCGGTATTTCCCGTCGTATCGAAGGCGAAGAGCGCAACGAACTGCGTGAAGCGCTGAACGGCCTGATCGCACCGGCCGATATGGGCCTGATCGTTCGCACTGCCGGCCTGGGCCGCAGCAGCGAAGAAATGCAGTGGGACCTCGACTACCTGCTGCAACTGTGGACCGCCATCAAAGAAGCCTCGCTGGATCGCTCCGCGCCATTCCTGATCTACCAGGAAAGCAACGTGATCATCCGCGCCATCCGCGATTACCTGCGCCAGGACATCGGCGAAGTGCTGATCGACAGCGTCGAAGCCCAGGACGAAGCCCTGACCTTCATTCGCCAGGTGATGCCGCAGTACGCCAGCAAGATCAAGCTGTACGAAGACAGCGTTCCGCTGTTCAACCGTTTCCAGATCGAAAGCCAGATCGAAACCGCCTTCCAGCGCGTGGTCGAACTGCCTTCCGGCGGCTCCATCGTGATCGACCCGACCGAAGCCCTGGTGTCCATCGACATCAACTCGGCGCGTGCCACGAAAGGTAGCGACATCGAAGAAACCGCCCTGCAGACCAACCTGGAAGCGGCTGAAGAAATCGCCCGCCAACTGCGCCTGCGTGATATCGGCGGCCTGATCGTGATCGACTTCATCGACATGACCCCAGCCAAGAACCAGCGCGCCGTGGAAGAGAAAGTCCGCGAATGCCTGGAAGCTGACCGTGCCCGTGTACAGGTCGGTCGTATCTCGCGCTTCGGCCTGCTGGAAATGTCCCGTCAGCGCCTGCGTCCATCCCTGGGCGAGAGCAGCGGCATCGTCTGCCCGCGTTGCAACGGCACCGGCATCATCCGTGACGTTGAATCGCTGTCCCTGGCGATCCTGCGCCTGATCGAAGAAGAAGCCCTGAAAGACCGCACTGCCGAAGTCCGCGCACAAGTGCCGATCCCGGTGGCAGCCTTCCTGCTCAACGAAAAACGCAACTCGATCACCAAGATCGAACTGCGTACCCGTGCCCGTATCGTGATCCTGCCGAACGATCACCTCGAAACGCCGCACTTCGAAGTGCAGCGCCTACGTGACGACAGCCCGGAAGCTCACAGCGGCCAGTCCAGCTATGAAATCGCCGCTGCCGCTGCCGAAGTCGAAGAAGTTCAGCCAGCCGCCGCGACCCGCACCCTGGTTCGCCAGGAAGCGGCCGTGAAGACTGCCCCGGCGCGTGCTAACGCACCGGTGCCGACTGAAGTCGCTGCCCCAGTTGCCGCACCGGCCGCCCTGCCTGAGCCAAGCCTGTTCAAGGGCCTGGTGAAGTCGCTGGTCAGCCTGTTCGCTACCAAAGAAGAGCCTGTAGCTCCGGTTGTGGTTGAAAAACCTGCCACCGAGCGCCCGGCACGCAACGAAGAACGTCGCAACGGTCGCCAGCAGAGCCGTAACCGCAACGGTCGCCGTGACGAAGAACGCAAACCTCGCGAAGAACGTGCACCGCGTGAAGAACGCGCACCGCGTGAAGAGCGCGCGCCTCGCGAAGCCCGCGAAGAGACCCCAACCGTAGCCCGCGAGGAACGTGCACCGCGTGAAGAGCGCGCACCACGCACCCCACGTGCTCCGCGTGAAGATCGCAAGCCTCGCGGCGAGCGTGAAGAACGCGTGCGTGAACTGCGTGAGCCGCTGGATGCCGCACCGGCCGTCGCCGCCGAAGCCGCCAGCGAAGAACGCCCGGCTCGCCAGCCGCGTGAAGAACGCGCCCCACGTGAAGAGCGCCAGCCGCGCCCACCGCGTGAAGAGCGTCAACCACGCGCCGAGCAAGCGGCTGCCGCCAGCGAAGAAGAAGTGCTGACCGGTGAAGAGCAACTGCAGGAAGATGGCCAGGACAACGCCGAAGGCGATCGTCCACGCCGCCGCTCCCGTGGCCAGCGTCGCCGCAGCAACCGTCGTGAGCGTCAGCGTGACGCCAACGGGAATGTGATCGAAGGCTCGGAAGAAGCCGGCGAGAACGCAGAAGGCGCGAACAACGAACCGACTGGCGCCGAACTGGCTGCCGGCCTGGCCGTTACCGCTGCCGTTGCCAGCTCGGTCATCAGCGCACCTGCTGAAGCCCAGGCTCACGAGCAGGCTGAACGCGCTACCGCTGCTGTCGAAGAAACAGTTGTGGTGGAAGCGCCAGTCGCCGAAACAGCAGTTGTTGAAGCACCGGTTGTTGAAGCGCCTGCTGCGCAAGCTCCAGTGGTAGAAGCTCCGGTTGTCGAAGCGCCTGTTGTCGAAGCCACCACTCCAATCGAAGCGCCAGTTGTTCCGGAAGTGGAAGTCGCCCCGGTTCAAGAAGCCCTGCCAGAAGTTGAAGTGGCAGCGGTTGAGCACGCACCGGTGGTTGAGGCTCAGCCAGTGGCTGAAACCGTCGTTGAGGCACCGGTTGTCGAAGCAGCTCCGGAAGTTCGTGAAGTTCGTGAAGAACAGACCGCCTTCCAATGGACTGCCGAGCCTGCCGCCCCGGTTGAAGCGCCAGCACCTGCCCCTGTGGTAGAAGAAGCGCCAGCGCCGGTTGCTGAAATCGTGATTGCCGAGCCAGCTCCAGTAGTTGAGCCAGCACCGGTCGTTGAGGCCGCGCCAGTGGTTGAAGCGCCGGTGGTTGCCGAGGTCGTCGAGCCAGTGGTTGAAGCAGCACCGGTCAGCGCCCTGACCGAAAACGGCCGTGCGCCGAACGACCCACGTGAAGTGCGTCGTCGTCGCAAGGAAGCTGAAGCAGCTGCTGCCGCAGCACAGGAAGCAGAGCACGAGAGCAAACCTCTCGCCTGA
- the rluC gene encoding 23S rRNA pseudouridine(955/2504/2580) synthase RluC — protein sequence MTTTAPQTPSVQLLEVSPEYAGQRIDNFLLARLKGVPKTLIYRILRKGEVRVNKGRIKPEYKLQAGDIVRVPPVRVPERDEPVPLAQGLLQRLEASIVFEDSKLIVINKPCGIAVHGGSGLNFGVIEAFRQLRPDAKELELVHRLDRDTSGLLMIAKKRSMLRHLHTALRGDGVDKRYMALVRGNWASSIKSVRAPLQKSNLRSGERMVEVDEEGKEALTLFKVLRRFGDFATMVEAKPVTGRTHQIRVHTLHAGHCIAGDTKYGDEDFSKEIRDLGGKRLFLHAYMLTVPLPDGGELKLQAPVDEMWAKTVERLSVAP from the coding sequence ATGACGACTACCGCCCCCCAGACCCCCAGCGTCCAGCTGCTCGAGGTCTCGCCGGAATATGCCGGCCAACGCATCGACAATTTTCTCCTGGCCAGGCTCAAAGGCGTGCCCAAGACCTTGATTTATCGCATCTTGCGTAAAGGCGAAGTGCGTGTGAACAAGGGCCGGATCAAGCCCGAGTACAAGTTGCAGGCGGGCGATATCGTCCGTGTGCCGCCGGTGCGCGTGCCTGAGCGTGATGAGCCGGTGCCGCTGGCCCAGGGCCTGTTGCAACGCCTTGAAGCCTCGATTGTCTTCGAAGACAGCAAGCTGATCGTGATCAACAAGCCGTGCGGCATTGCGGTTCACGGCGGCAGCGGGCTGAACTTCGGCGTGATCGAAGCCTTCCGCCAATTGCGTCCGGACGCCAAGGAACTGGAACTGGTCCACCGCCTCGACCGTGACACCTCCGGCCTGCTGATGATCGCCAAAAAACGCAGCATGTTGCGCCATCTGCACACCGCCCTGCGTGGCGATGGCGTGGACAAGCGCTACATGGCGCTGGTGCGTGGCAACTGGGCCAGCTCGATCAAAAGCGTGCGGGCACCCTTGCAGAAGAGCAACCTGCGCTCCGGCGAACGTATGGTCGAAGTGGACGAGGAGGGCAAAGAAGCCCTGACCCTGTTCAAGGTGCTGCGCCGCTTTGGTGATTTCGCGACCATGGTCGAAGCCAAGCCAGTGACCGGGCGTACTCACCAGATTCGCGTGCACACCCTGCACGCGGGTCACTGCATTGCCGGTGATACTAAGTACGGCGACGAGGATTTCTCCAAGGAAATCCGCGATCTGGGCGGCAAGCGCCTGTTCCTGCACGCCTACATGCTCACTGTGCCGTTGCCCGATGGTGGCGAATTGAAACTGCAGGCGCCGGTCGACGAGATGTGGGCCAAGACCGTGGAGCGTTTGAGTGTCGCACCTTGA